From a single Pseudorasbora parva isolate DD20220531a chromosome 15, ASM2467924v1, whole genome shotgun sequence genomic region:
- the LOC137040945 gene encoding leukocyte elastase inhibitor-like isoform X3, whose translation MEKVLSFSSVSDVHSHFESLTSSINSPSASYILKLANRLYGEKTYSFLPEYLESTLKLYHAELQAVDFIGAAEDSRKLINTWVEEQTENKIKDLLKPGMVTAMTRLVLVNAIYFKENWMHLFETRDTKEMPFKINQNESRPVEMMYQKKKFPFRSIPEHDLQVLELPYKHKQLSMLILLPNETQDGSDPLLKLESELTLDKLLDWTDRDEMATRMDVKVYLPKFKVEFESSLSATLHRMGMSSVFGSKANLTGMSSQDGLFISEMIHKAFVNVNEEGTEATAATAVYLLGCARPKPEFQIFRADHPFIFFIRHNPTNSILFLGRFRGPV comes from the exons GTTTTGTCCTTCAGTTCTGTCTCTGATGTTCACTCTCATTTTGAGTCCCTCACCTCATCGATCAACAGTCCATCGGCCTCCTACATCCTCAAACTGGCCAACCGCCTCTATGGAGAGAAAACCTACAGCTTCTTACCC GAGTATCTGGAGTCCACGCTGAAGCTGTACCACGCTGAGCTTCAGGCTGTGGACTTCATTGGAGCGGCTGAGGACTCACGAAAGCTCATTAACACATGGGTGGAGGAGCAGACGGAGA ATAAAATCAAAGATCTTCTCAAGCCGGGAATGGTGACTGCGATGACCCGTTTAGTTCTGGTTAATGCCATCTACTTCAAAGAGAACTGGATGCACTTATTTGAAACAAGAGACACTAAAGAAATGCCCTTTAAGATAAACCAG AATGAGAGCCGGCCTGTGGAAATGATGTACCAGAAGAAAAAGTTCCCCTTCAGAAGCATCCCAGAGCATGATCTGCAGGTGCTGGAGTTGCCGTATAAACATAAGCAGCTCAGCATGTTGATCCTTCTTCCAAACGAAACTCAGGACGGCTCTGATCCTCTTCTGAAG CTGGAGAGTGAGTTGACCCTTGACAAGCTGCTTGACTGGACCGatagagatgaaatggccacaCGGATGGATGTCAAAGTCTATTTGCCAAAGTTCAAGGTGGAGTTTGAGAGCTCCCTATCAGCAACACTGCACAGGATGGGTATGAGCTCTGTGTTCGGATCAAAGGCTAATCTGACCGGCATGAGCAGTCAGGACGGCCTCTTCATTTCAGAGATGATTCACAAGGCCTTTGTGAACGTGAATGAGGAAGGCACTGAGGCGACAGCAGCAACTGCAGTCTATTTGCTTGGCTGTGCCCGGCCTAAACCAGAATTCCAGATTTTCAGGGCTGATCACCCCTTCATTTTCTTTATCAGACACAACCCCACTAACAGCATCCTCTTTCTTGGCAGATTCAGAGGCCCAGTCTAG